In one Corallococcus silvisoli genomic region, the following are encoded:
- a CDS encoding carboxypeptidase-like regulatory domain-containing protein: MPPGGTHSTRPLPSPPLGSLRITGVVRDARGPIAGVELSATRVDADSLSQRPCPHPDRALPLQTPLEHCFLELADSTARLVEAGAGEAPLFARTVSAADGSFVLEGLPPGAFTLWALGDTGAAMRPEVRAGSEGVAVMLEEGFFLSGAVAADDARTPIPGAWVTVVHESTSRFFRVLADDQGHFRIGPLPAGRYLKVAGAEGRVARAFREDVWLNSAVEVTLGLKRQHRLDGVVLTPEASPASGLTVHLRPNSESGETVTSRSDAQGRFAFDGIPAAEYVVWAWTDGQTAYGDSRVTPHRSAVIRMQPCTFIEGTVKSTQGRPLRDVRVQALTGGTGDSLPPETVTDEAGHYRLGPLCETSLELSLKGDHYRVRREQLLLDGARTRPWDFTLTPGLSVEGFLVDTEGKPVPSVSLALGTAHASGGFTLAATNFEDALGKSDEAGRFVAGSLDADRRDLNIEPQGFIPVTLPVQVPSAAVRLVLDRGASVSGTVTDATGQPLPEVRIGLWDSAAPSSRPQPDFLFTDKHGAFSLSGLKGSHYVLEAWHRTPGAVQWVSQTLVLEERAHTDVALRFDEGRTLRGMTTDAAGLPLPGVWVQACLSPDDSSAGKVRELSCVLTADDSVRSGPDGRFTLRHLTAPVYQLVATREDLRLSPSLSRGGTPGPLSLRVPAGANDVRLVMEPAPRLRARVVDHDGAPLPSKIWVEEANTVVACPGPSHELWMEEHRPDGRFAIPLPEDRTWHVTVSAKGFLGLERYIEMSPGQDIDLGTVKLLRGRNVRFVVLDEATRAPLAGTRVSIELSYGLDVWPYVVAIPPSLRGSLDTAGSIEFEDLPIFPIHFKVMTEPGLPYREGIVDSRQEVITVTLPAPGR; this comes from the coding sequence GTGCCCCCTGGGGGAACTCACTCCACGCGCCCCCTGCCCTCGCCTCCCCTGGGCTCGCTGCGCATCACCGGCGTGGTGCGCGACGCACGAGGCCCCATCGCAGGGGTGGAGCTGTCCGCGACGCGCGTGGACGCCGACAGCCTGTCGCAACGTCCATGTCCGCACCCGGACCGCGCCCTTCCATTGCAAACACCGCTCGAGCATTGCTTCCTGGAGCTGGCGGATTCCACCGCGCGCCTCGTGGAGGCCGGCGCGGGGGAAGCGCCCCTGTTCGCGCGGACGGTGTCGGCCGCGGATGGCTCCTTCGTGCTCGAGGGACTACCGCCAGGCGCCTTCACGCTCTGGGCGCTGGGCGACACAGGCGCGGCGATGCGGCCGGAGGTGCGGGCCGGCAGCGAGGGCGTGGCCGTCATGCTGGAGGAAGGCTTCTTCCTCTCCGGCGCGGTGGCGGCGGACGACGCGCGCACGCCCATTCCTGGGGCATGGGTGACGGTGGTGCACGAGTCCACGTCCCGCTTCTTCCGCGTGCTCGCGGACGACCAGGGACACTTCCGCATCGGTCCCCTGCCGGCAGGGCGCTACCTGAAGGTCGCGGGTGCGGAGGGCCGTGTCGCCCGCGCCTTCCGCGAGGACGTCTGGCTGAACTCGGCGGTGGAGGTGACGCTCGGTCTCAAGCGGCAGCACCGGCTCGATGGCGTGGTCCTCACACCCGAGGCAAGCCCCGCGAGCGGGCTGACCGTCCACTTGCGGCCCAACTCAGAGTCTGGCGAGACGGTGACCTCCCGGAGCGATGCCCAGGGACGGTTCGCCTTCGACGGTATCCCTGCCGCGGAATACGTGGTCTGGGCCTGGACCGACGGCCAGACCGCGTACGGCGACAGCCGGGTGACACCGCACCGGAGCGCTGTCATCCGGATGCAGCCCTGCACGTTCATCGAGGGCACCGTGAAGAGCACGCAGGGGCGTCCCCTGCGCGATGTGCGCGTGCAGGCCCTCACGGGTGGCACGGGTGACTCGCTTCCGCCGGAGACCGTCACCGACGAAGCCGGCCACTACCGGCTGGGCCCACTGTGCGAGACCTCCCTCGAACTCTCTCTGAAAGGTGACCACTACCGCGTTCGACGCGAGCAACTGCTCCTGGATGGAGCACGGACCCGTCCGTGGGACTTCACCCTCACGCCAGGGCTGTCGGTCGAGGGCTTCTTGGTCGATACCGAAGGCAAGCCTGTCCCCAGCGTGTCTCTGGCGCTAGGAACAGCTCACGCTTCCGGTGGATTCACCCTCGCGGCAACGAACTTCGAGGATGCGCTCGGCAAGTCCGACGAGGCGGGGCGCTTCGTCGCGGGTTCGCTCGACGCAGACAGGAGGGACCTCAACATCGAGCCTCAGGGCTTCATCCCCGTGACGCTCCCCGTACAGGTACCCTCCGCAGCGGTCCGCCTGGTGCTGGACCGGGGGGCCTCCGTTTCTGGCACGGTCACGGATGCGACGGGCCAGCCGCTGCCCGAGGTGCGGATCGGTCTCTGGGATTCAGCGGCTCCGAGCAGCCGTCCGCAACCCGACTTCCTCTTCACGGACAAACACGGGGCCTTCTCGCTGAGCGGACTGAAAGGGAGCCACTATGTGCTGGAGGCCTGGCATCGCACGCCGGGCGCCGTGCAATGGGTTTCCCAGACGCTTGTTCTGGAGGAGCGGGCCCACACGGACGTGGCCTTGCGGTTCGATGAGGGCCGGACGCTGCGCGGAATGACGACGGATGCCGCGGGCCTGCCCCTCCCAGGGGTCTGGGTCCAGGCCTGTCTCTCTCCCGACGACTCTTCCGCGGGGAAGGTGCGCGAGCTGAGTTGCGTCCTCACCGCGGACGACAGCGTGCGCTCCGGCCCGGATGGCCGCTTCACCCTCAGGCACCTGACCGCGCCGGTGTATCAGCTCGTCGCCACGAGAGAGGATCTCCGCCTCTCGCCCAGCCTCTCCCGGGGTGGGACGCCCGGCCCGCTCTCCCTGCGAGTTCCAGCGGGAGCCAACGACGTCCGGTTGGTCATGGAACCCGCCCCCCGGCTGAGGGCACGGGTCGTGGATCACGACGGCGCGCCCCTCCCCAGCAAGATCTGGGTGGAGGAGGCCAACACCGTCGTTGCGTGCCCGGGTCCGTCCCACGAACTCTGGATGGAGGAACACCGCCCGGATGGCCGCTTCGCCATCCCCCTACCGGAGGACCGGACCTGGCATGTGACCGTGAGCGCGAAGGGCTTCCTTGGGCTCGAGCGGTACATCGAAATGAGCCCCGGTCAGGACATCGACCTGGGGACCGTGAAATTGCTCAGGGGCCGGAACGTCCGGTTCGTCGTCCTCGATGAAGCAACCCGCGCGCCCCTCGCTGGAACACGCGTCTCCATTGAGCTGAGCTACGGCCTGGATGTCTGGCCGTACGTGGTTGCCATACCGCCATCCTTGCGCGGGAGCCTCGACACGGCGGGTAGCATCGAGTTCGAGGACCTGCCCATCTTCCCCATCCACTTCAAGGTCATGACGGAGCCGGGGCTTCCCTATCGGGAAGGCATCGTGGATTCACGGCAGGAGGTCATCACGGTGACGCTGCCAGCTCCGGGCCGCTGA
- a CDS encoding transposase domain-containing protein, producing MATCEANGVNPEAYLAGVLMRFGSHPASRLDELLPHRWQPSSTSAPDSS from the coding sequence GTGGCCACGTGCGAGGCCAACGGCGTCAATCCCGAGGCGTACCTCGCCGGCGTGCTCATGCGCTTTGGCAGCCACCCCGCATCACGTCTGGACGAGTTGCTGCCGCACCGCTGGCAACCGTCCTCCACCTCCGCCCCTGACTCATCCTGA
- a CDS encoding polymer-forming cytoskeletal protein, whose translation MPTTKHPGPKAKRLSTGTLTPEEVPSLLKRTVRGRFAKSSTLREAKRFVAQRLAGECADRDIIHHEGRLVLDELSTGRRPRIGLLVVEGDLLVKGRYEDSLDPGSVVVVTGTLRAGDVITKGFLEVHGDLVAERSILFIDNDACCEVFGDVRAPFVYTNYHAVKVHGGVKARLVTGDAKHIRSQQKYAFIEETTREVRERLSPKLLKVFADEMFEDEEGDEADPDAPWIDAIDPEKLAAFVRRGQSVLAQVPPSRRRK comes from the coding sequence ATGCCCACCACGAAGCATCCCGGCCCGAAGGCCAAGCGCCTCAGCACGGGAACCCTCACGCCGGAGGAAGTCCCGTCACTCCTGAAGCGGACGGTTCGCGGGAGGTTCGCGAAGTCGAGCACGCTCCGCGAAGCCAAGCGCTTCGTCGCGCAACGCCTCGCCGGAGAGTGCGCGGACCGAGACATCATCCACCATGAGGGACGACTCGTCCTCGACGAGCTCTCGACCGGACGGAGACCTCGGATTGGCCTCCTGGTCGTCGAGGGGGACCTCCTCGTGAAGGGACGCTATGAAGACTCGCTCGACCCCGGCTCCGTCGTGGTCGTCACCGGCACCCTGCGCGCGGGAGATGTCATCACGAAGGGGTTTCTCGAGGTTCACGGGGACCTGGTCGCCGAGCGTTCAATCCTTTTCATCGACAACGATGCTTGCTGCGAGGTCTTCGGAGACGTCCGTGCCCCCTTCGTCTACACGAACTACCACGCGGTGAAGGTACATGGAGGCGTGAAGGCACGACTCGTCACGGGAGACGCGAAGCACATCCGGAGCCAGCAGAAGTACGCATTCATCGAGGAGACCACTCGCGAGGTCCGCGAACGCCTCTCGCCCAAGCTGCTGAAGGTCTTCGCGGACGAGATGTTCGAGGACGAGGAAGGCGACGAGGCGGACCCGGATGCGCCGTGGATCGACGCCATCGACCCGGAGAAGCTCGCCGCGTTCGTCCGGCGCGGCCAGTCCGTGCTGGCGCAGGTTCCGCCGAGCCGGCGGCGGAAGTGA
- a CDS encoding serine hydrolase — MHSAVATFLVAVGIGLSPAALAKSAPGGLAESVDAVIDRSLADKRIVGAVVVVAKDGKVVYRRAAGFADREAQRPMREDAIFRLASMTKPLVSVAALALVDQGTLSLEDPVTKWLPAFRPKLADGREPVITVRNLLTHTAGLTYGFNEAEGQRRYARAGVSDGLDNPPGLTLEENLRRLATVPLSNAPGEGWRYSVATDVLGAVVARAGGAPLPQVIERLVIRPLGMKDTGFRVTDGARLAVAYADGRPEPVRMAATQDVPFGVGAIHYAPGRALDDQAFPSGGAGMVGTAEDYVKFLEALRRGGAPVLAKATGERLGELEVGAEAQTQGPGWGWGLLSAVLVDPQKAHSPQGAGTLQWGGAYGHTWFVDSRNGLTVVALTNTAHEGMSGAFPGAVREAVYAGVATSKPAVRIHVLDCGRIELENLGLFSDSGEHDGEPGTLVAPCFLIRHPRGDLLWDTGVGDKHASRAHGASGTPGVRFLVSVTLASQLAKLGLKASDIDLVSFSHLHADHAGNAPDFAASTWLVNRADWAWATGAPTPLGVDASLVRNHAKEKTVLLDGDHDVFGDGSVRILKTPGHTPGHQVLLVKLPKTGPVLLSGDLFHSRENFEKSLVPGANTSRADTLAAFDRVAKVIRHTGARLIVQHDAGDLGTLPAFPLALE; from the coding sequence ATGCATTCCGCAGTCGCAACCTTCCTGGTAGCCGTAGGCATTGGTCTGTCCCCTGCAGCCCTCGCGAAGTCCGCGCCGGGAGGCCTCGCCGAGAGCGTGGACGCGGTCATCGACCGGTCGCTCGCGGACAAGCGCATCGTCGGCGCCGTGGTGGTGGTGGCGAAGGATGGGAAGGTCGTCTACCGGCGCGCAGCGGGCTTCGCGGACCGGGAGGCGCAGCGGCCGATGCGCGAGGATGCCATCTTCCGGCTGGCGTCGATGACCAAGCCGCTGGTCTCCGTCGCCGCCCTGGCGCTGGTGGACCAGGGCACGCTGTCGCTGGAGGACCCCGTCACGAAGTGGCTCCCGGCGTTCCGTCCGAAGCTCGCGGATGGGCGTGAGCCGGTCATCACCGTGAGGAATCTCCTGACGCACACGGCGGGCCTGACGTATGGCTTCAACGAGGCGGAGGGCCAGCGGCGCTATGCGCGGGCCGGCGTCTCGGATGGGCTGGACAATCCTCCCGGGCTCACGCTGGAGGAGAACCTGCGCCGGCTCGCCACGGTGCCGCTGTCGAATGCACCGGGAGAGGGGTGGCGCTACTCCGTGGCGACGGACGTGCTCGGTGCCGTGGTCGCCCGAGCGGGAGGCGCGCCGCTGCCGCAGGTCATCGAGCGGCTCGTCATCCGCCCCCTGGGCATGAAGGATACGGGCTTTCGCGTGACGGACGGCGCTCGGCTCGCGGTGGCCTACGCGGATGGAAGGCCCGAGCCGGTGCGCATGGCGGCGACGCAGGACGTCCCCTTTGGCGTCGGGGCGATCCACTACGCGCCGGGCCGGGCGTTGGATGACCAGGCCTTCCCGTCGGGTGGGGCGGGCATGGTGGGGACGGCGGAGGACTACGTGAAGTTCCTCGAGGCGCTGCGGCGCGGCGGCGCGCCGGTGCTCGCCAAGGCCACGGGAGAGCGGCTGGGTGAGCTCGAGGTGGGAGCGGAGGCACAGACCCAGGGGCCGGGCTGGGGCTGGGGGCTTCTCTCGGCGGTGCTGGTGGACCCGCAGAAGGCCCACAGTCCGCAGGGGGCGGGGACGCTGCAGTGGGGTGGCGCATACGGGCACACCTGGTTCGTGGACTCGCGCAATGGGCTCACGGTGGTGGCGCTGACCAACACCGCGCACGAGGGTATGTCGGGGGCCTTCCCCGGCGCCGTGCGCGAGGCGGTCTACGCGGGTGTCGCCACATCGAAGCCGGCGGTCCGGATCCACGTGCTCGACTGCGGGCGCATCGAGTTGGAGAACCTGGGGCTCTTCTCGGACAGCGGGGAGCACGACGGTGAGCCGGGGACCTTGGTGGCGCCGTGCTTCCTCATCCGTCACCCGCGGGGAGACCTGCTGTGGGACACCGGGGTCGGGGACAAGCATGCCTCGCGGGCCCACGGCGCCTCGGGCACGCCGGGCGTGCGCTTCCTCGTGTCCGTGACGCTCGCGTCCCAGTTGGCGAAGCTCGGGCTGAAGGCGTCCGACATCGACCTCGTGTCCTTTTCCCACCTGCACGCCGACCATGCGGGCAACGCGCCGGACTTCGCGGCGTCCACGTGGCTGGTCAACCGGGCCGATTGGGCCTGGGCGACCGGCGCTCCCACGCCGCTCGGAGTCGATGCGAGCCTCGTCCGAAACCATGCGAAGGAGAAGACGGTGCTGCTCGATGGGGACCACGACGTCTTCGGCGACGGCTCGGTCCGCATCTTGAAGACGCCGGGCCATACGCCGGGCCATCAGGTGTTGCTGGTGAAGCTGCCGAAGACGGGCCCGGTGCTCCTGTCAGGCGACCTCTTTCACTCGCGGGAGAACTTCGAGAAGTCGCTGGTGCCGGGCGCCAACACCAGCCGCGCGGACACGCTCGCGGCCTTCGACCGGGTGGCCAAGGTGATCCGCCACACGGGGGCCCGGCTCATCGTCCAGCACGACGCCGGAGACCTGGGGACGCTGCCGGCCTTCCCGCTCGCCCTGGAGTAG
- a CDS encoding TetR/AcrR family transcriptional regulator produces the protein MKNDPAPKPRPRGRPREFDETKALDAALEVFWRQGFEGASLTDLTQAMGITPPSLYAAFGSKAELYQRTLERYQAGPGALAWAALAEEPTAREAIARVLQDSARSFKRRKQPPGCMISTAVLRCADELRPIAEFVTSLRENAVGRFHERIARGIEEGELPSDTDARVLARYYGAVLQGMSVQALDGASEAELLGLAELAMRAWGEGGGRRRAR, from the coding sequence ATGAAAAACGACCCTGCCCCCAAGCCTCGGCCTCGAGGGAGGCCCCGCGAGTTCGACGAGACGAAGGCGCTCGACGCGGCGCTGGAGGTGTTCTGGCGGCAGGGCTTCGAGGGCGCGTCCCTGACGGACCTCACCCAGGCCATGGGCATCACGCCGCCCAGCCTGTACGCGGCCTTCGGCTCCAAGGCGGAGCTGTACCAACGGACATTGGAGCGTTATCAGGCCGGGCCTGGAGCCTTGGCGTGGGCCGCGCTCGCCGAGGAGCCGACCGCGCGGGAGGCCATCGCGCGGGTCCTCCAGGATTCGGCCAGGAGCTTCAAGCGCCGCAAGCAGCCCCCTGGGTGCATGATTTCCACCGCCGTCCTGCGGTGCGCGGACGAGCTCCGGCCCATCGCTGAGTTCGTGACCTCCCTCCGTGAGAACGCGGTGGGGAGGTTCCACGAGCGCATCGCCCGGGGAATCGAGGAGGGGGAGCTGCCTTCCGACACGGACGCGCGGGTGCTGGCCCGCTACTACGGCGCCGTCCTCCAGGGCATGTCGGTGCAGGCCCTGGACGGCGCCAGCGAGGCGGAGCTCCTCGGCCTGGCCGAGTTGGCGATGCGGGCCTGGGGCGAAGGGGGCGGACGCCGCCGCGCGCGGTAG
- a CDS encoding sigma-70 family RNA polymerase sigma factor has product MAARLSLARRLEAFESCRHELVALSYRMLGDLGRAEDMVQEAWLRWQAHEGDVESSRAFLVTVVTRLCLSELGSARARREETRPDRLPEPVDLDEGGITRVERLEQVSMAFLVALQRLTPAERAVLLLHDVFDFEHQEIAERLGNSAVACRKLLERARRSLATERRMLSASQEEHRRLLAAFLRAASGNDLQGVVELLAEDAVLVTDGGAEGRRFAGQRNLSRPLQGAARIAAFVIATARHTVGVLRVEEHRLNGQPAAVFWDGARPFAALVLAVGDGKVQRVYFHADLHRLSRLGRQVDLDLNLSRWWSSSRE; this is encoded by the coding sequence ATGGCAGCCCGGCTGTCGTTGGCACGTCGTCTGGAGGCCTTTGAGTCGTGCCGGCACGAACTCGTCGCGCTGTCGTACCGCATGCTCGGTGACCTCGGGCGCGCCGAGGACATGGTCCAGGAGGCCTGGCTGCGGTGGCAGGCCCACGAGGGCGACGTGGAGTCGTCGAGGGCGTTCCTCGTCACGGTCGTCACCCGCCTCTGCTTGAGCGAGCTCGGCTCCGCGCGGGCGCGCCGGGAGGAGACGCGCCCCGACCGGCTGCCCGAGCCCGTTGATCTCGACGAGGGCGGCATCACGCGCGTTGAGCGCCTGGAGCAAGTCTCCATGGCCTTCCTCGTCGCGCTCCAACGCCTGACACCCGCCGAGCGGGCCGTCCTCCTGCTCCACGACGTCTTCGATTTCGAGCATCAGGAGATCGCCGAGCGCCTCGGCAACAGCGCGGTGGCGTGCCGCAAGCTGCTCGAGCGCGCGCGTCGGAGCCTGGCGACCGAGCGGCGAATGCTTTCGGCCTCGCAGGAGGAGCACCGTCGTCTGCTCGCGGCCTTCCTCCGAGCCGCGTCAGGCAATGACCTCCAGGGCGTCGTCGAACTGCTCGCGGAGGACGCGGTGCTGGTGACCGACGGCGGGGCCGAGGGGCGCCGTTTCGCCGGCCAGCGCAACCTCTCACGACCGCTGCAGGGCGCTGCACGCATCGCCGCCTTTGTCATCGCGACCGCGCGGCACACCGTGGGCGTGCTTCGGGTCGAAGAGCACCGGCTGAACGGGCAGCCGGCCGCCGTGTTCTGGGACGGCGCCAGGCCCTTCGCGGCGCTGGTGCTCGCGGTCGGGGATGGAAAGGTCCAGCGGGTCTATTTCCATGCCGACCTGCATCGCCTGAGCCGTCTCGGTCGTCAGGTGGACCTGGATTTGAACCTCTCGCGGTGGTGGTCGTCTTCGCGCGAGTGA
- a CDS encoding NAD(P)-dependent oxidoreductase, whose translation MTLRLLVLGATGKTGTHILDLALARGHQVTAFVRSPQKIVRRHPALSIVQGDPMQVDPLAQALTGHHAVLSALGPSGREGFRPSTLLAECAASTVAAMERASVNRLALVSAALLFPGGGLRFAFFRWLIRHHLRDLTAAEAVVRATPFDWTLARPPQLVESREETYRSERERLPLGAWSMSFRAVGAFLLDSVEKGTHMREVVGLARR comes from the coding sequence ATGACCCTTCGACTCCTCGTACTGGGTGCGACAGGCAAGACCGGCACTCACATCCTCGACCTCGCGCTCGCGCGCGGGCACCAGGTGACGGCGTTCGTTCGTTCACCCCAGAAAATCGTGCGGCGCCACCCGGCGCTCTCCATCGTCCAGGGCGACCCGATGCAGGTCGACCCGCTTGCTCAGGCGCTCACCGGTCATCACGCCGTCCTCTCCGCCCTGGGTCCATCAGGGCGCGAGGGCTTTCGACCGAGCACGCTGCTGGCCGAATGCGCGGCCAGCACGGTGGCGGCGATGGAACGGGCCTCCGTCAATCGACTCGCCCTGGTCTCCGCCGCGCTGCTGTTCCCCGGAGGAGGCCTGCGTTTCGCCTTCTTCCGTTGGTTGATCCGACATCACCTCCGAGATCTCACCGCCGCCGAAGCCGTGGTTCGGGCCACGCCCTTCGATTGGACGCTCGCTCGACCGCCGCAGTTGGTCGAGTCCCGGGAGGAGACCTACCGGAGCGAGCGCGAACGACTTCCCCTCGGTGCCTGGTCGATGTCGTTCCGAGCGGTGGGGGCGTTCCTGCTCGATAGCGTCGAGAAGGGAACTCACATGCGAGAGGTCGTCGGGCTCGCCCGGCGATAA
- a CDS encoding helix-turn-helix transcriptional regulator, which produces MRVKSPSDSTRREQVLLDVMTALTSSLDLKEVFAESHRILSRVLAADFGALCVSRPGEPGQYDWPMVQDMPQVFFDRYPEISDECFVSASVVQHPNTVLRDSEMLSRQAMRNSAMYAHCREMHMPVERILSVSLDMGLGWHSGFTLYRENRKAFSEQEQSFLQRLTPILARTVRNCLMLGDLARQGDLLDQLFRHTGLESIVLSPPATELMRTPHSTALLHRWFPDAPCGRFGLPQVLLDALEQLSRSGQRLISGQDVLTFRRPGRSLKVTFLRLPVHPGRTPWALLFQEVSHSVQVPTEWRKRLTPRELDVVERVLNGWDNRTIAEDIGSSLNTLKTHLKRVFVKLAVPSRSKLILLAQERSTEVAGQVVGSEAG; this is translated from the coding sequence ATGCGCGTGAAGAGCCCTTCAGATTCCACGCGGCGAGAGCAGGTGCTCCTGGATGTGATGACCGCGCTGACCAGCTCGCTCGACTTGAAGGAGGTCTTCGCGGAGTCCCACCGGATCCTGTCGCGCGTGCTGGCCGCGGACTTTGGAGCACTTTGCGTATCCAGGCCCGGTGAGCCCGGCCAATACGACTGGCCCATGGTCCAGGACATGCCCCAGGTCTTCTTTGACCGCTACCCGGAGATTTCAGACGAGTGCTTCGTGAGTGCCTCGGTGGTCCAGCATCCCAACACCGTGCTGCGGGACTCCGAGATGCTGTCACGCCAGGCGATGCGGAACAGCGCCATGTACGCGCACTGCCGGGAGATGCACATGCCGGTGGAACGCATCCTGTCTGTGTCACTGGACATGGGGCTTGGCTGGCACAGCGGCTTCACCCTGTACCGGGAGAACCGGAAGGCCTTCTCGGAGCAGGAGCAGTCCTTTCTTCAGCGCCTGACGCCCATCCTCGCCAGGACGGTTCGCAACTGCCTCATGCTGGGGGACCTGGCCCGTCAGGGAGACCTCCTGGACCAGCTCTTCCGTCATACGGGGCTTGAGAGCATCGTACTGAGCCCTCCCGCCACCGAGCTGATGCGCACGCCCCACTCCACCGCGCTGCTCCACCGCTGGTTCCCCGACGCGCCCTGTGGCCGTTTCGGTCTGCCCCAGGTCCTCCTGGATGCACTGGAGCAGCTCAGTCGCTCCGGACAGCGGCTGATCTCCGGGCAGGACGTCCTGACGTTCCGCCGGCCGGGGCGAAGCTTGAAGGTGACCTTCCTCCGGTTGCCAGTCCATCCCGGGAGAACACCCTGGGCGCTGTTGTTCCAGGAGGTGTCTCACAGCGTCCAGGTCCCCACCGAGTGGCGCAAGCGGCTCACCCCTCGTGAGTTGGACGTGGTGGAGCGTGTCTTGAACGGTTGGGACAACCGAACCATCGCGGAAGACATCGGCAGCTCGCTGAACACGTTGAAGACGCACCTGAAGCGAGTCTTCGTCAAGCTGGCCGTGCCCAGCCGGTCCAAGCTGATCCTCCTCGCGCAGGAGCGGAGCACCGAGGTGGCAGGTCAGGTGGTCGGCTCGGAGGCAGGCTGA
- a CDS encoding alpha/beta fold hydrolase has protein sequence MRGVSGANGINLHYLRTGGANPPIVLLHGLMGSGACWTPVARVLEGDFDVVMPDARGHGGSSAPHHGYGYDAHASDVEALIRGLALSRPVLLGHSMGGMTAAVVAGRRAGGLRGVILVDPTFLSPERQREVHDSDVAEQHRQALGLQKSELVAQGRARSPHRSPEIVELLAEARLKTHMGALDVLTPPNPGYRDVVSAMDVPVLLVIGDRGPVVTLEMARELRSLNSRVRIEQIQDAGHGLPFDQPERLGAVVASFLRELA, from the coding sequence ATGCGTGGAGTCAGCGGAGCGAACGGCATCAACCTCCACTACCTCCGAACCGGAGGCGCCAACCCTCCCATCGTCTTGCTCCATGGATTGATGGGGAGTGGCGCCTGTTGGACTCCGGTGGCGCGCGTGCTCGAAGGTGACTTCGACGTCGTCATGCCCGACGCCAGAGGGCACGGTGGCTCGAGCGCGCCGCACCACGGCTACGGGTACGACGCTCACGCGAGCGACGTCGAGGCCCTCATCCGCGGTCTGGCGCTCTCGCGTCCGGTGCTGCTTGGCCACTCGATGGGCGGAATGACCGCCGCCGTGGTGGCGGGTCGACGGGCAGGGGGCCTGCGCGGAGTCATCCTGGTCGACCCGACGTTCTTGAGCCCCGAGCGCCAACGCGAGGTGCACGACAGCGACGTCGCCGAACAACACCGCCAGGCCCTCGGCTTGCAAAAGTCCGAACTCGTTGCACAGGGCCGAGCCCGCAGCCCGCATCGCTCGCCCGAAATCGTCGAGCTTCTTGCCGAGGCGAGACTGAAGACCCACATGGGCGCCCTCGATGTTCTCACGCCGCCCAACCCCGGGTATCGCGACGTGGTGAGCGCCATGGACGTCCCCGTCCTCCTCGTCATTGGGGACCGCGGCCCTGTCGTCACGCTGGAGATGGCCAGGGAGCTGCGGAGCCTCAATTCACGGGTGCGAATTGAACAGATACAGGACGCCGGCCACGGCCTCCCGTTCGACCAACCCGAGCGCCTGGGCGCGGTGGTCGCGTCGTTCCTGCGTGAGCTGGCTTAG